A segment of the Asinibacterium sp. OR53 genome:
TTGAAAGGATGGAGACCCGTGCACCTTTTATTAGGAACCATTGCTTTGTTCTTTGTCTCCTTCTTTGCATTCTCCGGCAGCATCAGTTCAGGCAGGATACCTATTACTTTCTTCCCGCAGGGAGATCCCAACCAGATCTATGTATATCTCAAATTGCCGGTAGGAACGAATGTAGCTTATACCGATTCCATTACCCGCATACTGGAATCACGTGTGAACAAAGTATTGGGCGTTGAAAACGGCAAACAAAACCCCGTAGTGGAAAGTATTATCAGCAACGTGGCCATCGGTGCGGGCGACCCTGCCAGTGGCGACCGTAGTACACGCAGCGAACTGGGAAGGATACAGGTATCATTCGTGGAATTCGAGAAAAGGCATGGTGTTTCTACACGGCCTTATCTTGATAAGATCCGCGCAGAGATGAAAGGTATTCCCGGCGCCGAGATCAGTGTTGACCAGGAGAAAGGCGGACCTCCCACCGATCCTCCCATCAATATTGAAATTGCCAGTGAAGAATTTGATGACCTGATCAAGACCGCCTCTGCGCTCAAGAATTATCTCGACAGCATACAGGTGCCTGGTGTGGAAGAGTTGAAGATGGATGTGGATCTCCAAAACCCAGAGATCACCCTTACGGTAGACCGCGACCGCGCCCTGATCGAAGGTGTTTCTTCTGCCCAGATCGGGTCTCAGATACGTACTGCTTTGTTCGGAAAAGAAGTATCGAAGATCAAAGAAGGTAAAGAAGAATATAAAATACAATTGCGCAACAACGAGCTGCAAAGAAAAAGTCTCGTTGATCTGCTGAACATGCGCGTTTCATTCCGTGATATGGCCAGTGGCGGTGCAGTGAAGAATATTCCTATCAGTGCATTGGTAAAAGTAGAACCTACTTCTACCCTTGGAAGCGTGAAACGCAAGAACCAGAAGCGCCTGATCACTTTGCGTTCGAATGTATTGACCACAAAAGGTTACAATGCAACGGCTGTAAACCAGGTACTGGCCAAACATATTGCCAATTTCAACAAGAAGCCTGATAATGTAACCATCAAGCAAACAGGTGAAGGTGAACAACAGGCTGAGACAGGCGCATTTCTGGGCAAAGCTTTGGCTATTGCACTCGGATTGATCCTGCTGGTACTGGTATTGCAGTTCAACAGTGTGAGCAAACCGGTGATCATCCTCACCGAGATCATTTTCAGTGTGATTGGTGTATTCATCGGTTTCACTATCACCGGAATGGAGGTATCGATATTGATGACAGGACTGGGTATCGTTGGTCTCGCAGGTATTGTGGTGAAGAACGGTATCCTCGTGATTGAATTCGCCGATGAGTTGCGCTCCCGCGGTATCAAAACCAAGGAAGCAGTGATACAGGCAGGTAAAACACGTATCATTCCGGTACTGTTGACCGCGCTTGCGGCGATACTCGGATTCATTCCCATCGCGACCGGCTTCAACATCAACTTCATCACACTGTTCTCTGAGCTCAATCCGCATATCTTCTTCGGAGGTGATAACGTGGTATTCTGGAAGCCGTTGAGCTGGACCATCATATTCGGTCTCGCCTTCGCCTTCTTCATGACCCTGTTCATCGTTCCCAGCATGTACCTCATTGCAGAACGCCTGCGCAGGCCCATGCGTAACATGTTCGGCGGTAAATGGATCAGCTTCATGGGTATTCCGCCGCTCACCATCATATTCCTGTTCTTGATGGTAGTGGCGCTCATCAGGCACCGTATTGCCAGGAAGAAAAGAGAAAGAAGATTGAGGAACGATAAGAATGTTAACGCTGCTTTTACCGGCAGTTGGTTCTAACATAGTTTTGGTTAATAATCAACCGGCCGCCAACGTTTGTGAAGACACAAGCCTGGCGGCTTTTTTATTAACCCAGGTAAACCAGCTTCTCTACTGCTTTTTCTAATGTCTGCTCTTTTTTAGCAAAACAAAAGCGCAGCACTTTATCATCTTTACCTTCTTTATAAAAGGCCGATACGGGAATGGTGGCAATGCCATATTCCCGTGTTAACCTGATAGCTAACTCCTTATCGGTTTCATTACTGAAATGCCCGTATCCGTAGCATTCGAAATAACTGCCGTGCGAAGGAATGCACCGGAATGGTGTTGCTGCCATCAGTTTCCGGAAATAATCGCGCTTTTGCTGCATGAAGTCATTCAATGAAAGATACGCGTCTTTATGTGTAATGTATTCAGCTAACGCTACTTGTTTGGATGTATCGCAACTGAAACAATTGAATTGATGCACTTTTCTAAACTCTTGCATCAGGCTGGGGGCGCTGATGCAATAACCCATTTTCCAACCGGTGCAATGATAGGTTTTGCCAAAAGAAAAACATACAAAGCTTCTCTCAAGCAAAGCTGGGTAACGCAAAATCGACTGGTGGGCTATGCCATCGAATATCAGGTGCTCATACACTTCATCGCTTAGGATAATGATATGGGTTCCTTCAACAATCTCCTGTAACTGCCGCATATCTTCTTCACGCAACACACTACCGGTAGGATTATGCGGCGAATTGATCATGATCATCCTGGTCCGGCCACTGATCTTTGCGCGAACTTCATCCCAGGGAATCGAATAACCAGGGTATTGCAGTGGTATCAATACCGGTTTGGCGCCATTGACTTCAATATTGGGAATATAGCTATCGTAAGCCGGTTCAAAAACGATCACTTCATCGCCTGGTTGTAATACAGTGGTGAGTGCTGTATAAATAGCATAAGTACCACCAGGTGTTATCGTTATTTGTGTGTCAGGGTCAATGACAGCGCCATAAAGTTGCCCGGCTTTGGCGGCCAGTCTTTCCCGCAGCAAAGGCAGTCCGTTCATGTGCGTGTACTGGTTCCATCCGTTGCGCATGGCTTCATTAACAAGTGAAACCAATTCCTCGCTCATGGGGAAGTCGGGAAATCCCTGGCCCAGGTTCACTGCCCCATGCTCTGCAGCCAGCTGGCTCATAACCGTAAAAATAGTTGTGCCTACATTGTGTAGCTTCGAATGGATGAGGGGTTGCATGAAAGAACAATTAGGTATGATCAATGCATTTATTACAGCAATTTACTGATATGCACCAATCTTCCATCCTGTGTTATTCCTTCCAGTATAAATTGGAGTGAATGACTGATACGGCAATGACTGCCGGGCGTTGTTAAAGAAATGGCAAAAGTGCATGTATCAGGGAGCCAACTGGTTGGAGAGACGCTTCAATTCTGTTTCAGCAATTTTGCCCATATAGTTGAGGTTCATCAAACGGTAGCCTGCATCTTCAAAGCTTTGCTGCGCCAGCTTTACGTCAACGATGGTGGCCTGCCCCACCTGAAAACGCTGTAATACCAGGTCCATCAACTGGCCCGAGAGGCGATAATTGTCCTGCTCGGTCTGTAATTGCTCCAACGCGTTAGTGTAAGATTGAAAAGTCTTTACAGCGCCCGCTTCCAGACTGAGCGCCAGGTTATCGCGTTGAATAAGGGCATTGCGCGTATTGATTTCTGCTACCTGTTGTTGTCTTTTGCTGGCACTTCCGTTATAGATGGGTATTGATAAACTGATTCCAACAAAAGGGCCATAGCTTTGGTTCAGCAGGCTGAAACCTGCACTACTCTTGTTACTATTGAAATTATACCCGGTATTGGCACGCAGGGAGGGATAACGAAGGGCGGCTGTTTCCTTTTCTATGAGCGCATTGATCTGCACCTGGCTGGCAGCAGAAAGTAACTGTGGGTTATCTTTCAATGCAGAACGGATATTATCCAGGCGAATGGAACGGTCTACCACAATCGTATCGGTAATATTCACGGAAGAGTCGGGCTTTGCAACGATGAGGTTGAGCAGATCTGTTTTGGCCTGATGGATTACCAGTTGCTGGCTGAGTTTTGACTGCACCAATGTATTGAGATCGAGCTGTGCCTGGTATATATCTGCATTGTTCGATAGGCCTGCTTCTTTGCGTACCTGCAGTATGGATAATTTTTGTTTCGATACTTCAATGGATTGCAGAATGGTTTGCAGGAGTTGCTGCTGCCGTACAATATCATAGTATTTCACACTAACCGCCGCAATGGTATTCTGTATCTGGGCATTCAGCAATTGCTGGTTCTGGCGCTGTAGTTCACCCAGTCTCTTCTCGGTTGTTACTACCCGGTACCCGTTGTATAATAAAATGCTGCCAGTAATACCCGCCGTTAAGTTGTTGGAGCCTACATTGTTCCTTTTCACATCACGC
Coding sequences within it:
- a CDS encoding efflux RND transporter permease subunit — encoded protein: MSVLENIKHKFKEFGPTTWSIKNKTSIYLMMLFVSIAGIFQFVTLPKEQFPDIVIPTIYVQTIYVGNSPKDIENLVTRPIEKQIKGITGAKIKKFTSTSQQDYSAIIVEFDTDVKTDVALQKVKDAVDKSKQDLPNDLTQEPTVLEVSFSEQPIMYVNLSGDYDLPRLKKYADDLKDKLEDLSQITRVDIVGAPEREFQINVDNYRMQSSGITFDDINAAVQRENMDISGGLLDVGNMKRNLQLKGQLKTAKDIEKIIVRNTSGAPIYLKDIARVIDTTKEKESYARLDGKNVVTLNIIKRSGENLIETSDGVKQVVENAKGVLFPKDLKAVITGDMSIKTRISFNDLVNSIVIGFVLVLIVLMFFMGVINAFFVALSVPLSMFVAFVFLPGADLIIGTHVTLNFIVLFALLFGLGIIVDDAIVVIENTHRIFTEGKGRLQITTSARMAAGEVFVPVLAGTLTTLAPFFPLLFWPGIIGKFMVYLPTMLIFTLAASLVVAFIMNPVFAVDFMAHADDESKEAPGAIFKKKGFWIAIGVGLLLDLAGAPFWGNLLIFFMLLVILNRFVLDKAIHSFQNRALPWIMNHYERLLRWALKGWRPVHLLLGTIALFFVSFFAFSGSISSGRIPITFFPQGDPNQIYVYLKLPVGTNVAYTDSITRILESRVNKVLGVENGKQNPVVESIISNVAIGAGDPASGDRSTRSELGRIQVSFVEFEKRHGVSTRPYLDKIRAEMKGIPGAEISVDQEKGGPPTDPPINIEIASEEFDDLIKTASALKNYLDSIQVPGVEELKMDVDLQNPEITLTVDRDRALIEGVSSAQIGSQIRTALFGKEVSKIKEGKEEYKIQLRNNELQRKSLVDLLNMRVSFRDMASGGAVKNIPISALVKVEPTSTLGSVKRKNQKRLITLRSNVLTTKGYNATAVNQVLAKHIANFNKKPDNVTIKQTGEGEQQAETGAFLGKALAIALGLILLVLVLQFNSVSKPVIILTEIIFSVIGVFIGFTITGMEVSILMTGLGIVGLAGIVVKNGILVIEFADELRSRGIKTKEAVIQAGKTRIIPVLLTALAAILGFIPIATGFNINFITLFSELNPHIFFGGDNVVFWKPLSWTIIFGLAFAFFMTLFIVPSMYLIAERLRRPMRNMFGGKWISFMGIPPLTIIFLFLMVVALIRHRIARKKRERRLRNDKNVNAAFTGSWF
- a CDS encoding TolC family protein, producing the protein MKKLLFVFLTALAMEGYSQQSLSLSDAVNTALKNSFDIRLAKNNLEISNINNNSGVAGALPVVSATAGDNEQLTTINQKYADAARDVKRNNVGSNNLTAGITGSILLYNGYRVVTTEKRLGELQRQNQQLLNAQIQNTIAAVSVKYYDIVRQQQLLQTILQSIEVSKQKLSILQVRKEAGLSNNADIYQAQLDLNTLVQSKLSQQLVIHQAKTDLLNLIVAKPDSSVNITDTIVVDRSIRLDNIRSALKDNPQLLSAASQVQINALIEKETAALRYPSLRANTGYNFNSNKSSAGFSLLNQSYGPFVGISLSIPIYNGSASKRQQQVAEINTRNALIQRDNLALSLEAGAVKTFQSYTNALEQLQTEQDNYRLSGQLMDLVLQRFQVGQATIVDVKLAQQSFEDAGYRLMNLNYMGKIAETELKRLSNQLAP
- a CDS encoding methionine aminotransferase, with product MQPLIHSKLHNVGTTIFTVMSQLAAEHGAVNLGQGFPDFPMSEELVSLVNEAMRNGWNQYTHMNGLPLLRERLAAKAGQLYGAVIDPDTQITITPGGTYAIYTALTTVLQPGDEVIVFEPAYDSYIPNIEVNGAKPVLIPLQYPGYSIPWDEVRAKISGRTRMIMINSPHNPTGSVLREEDMRQLQEIVEGTHIIILSDEVYEHLIFDGIAHQSILRYPALLERSFVCFSFGKTYHCTGWKMGYCISAPSLMQEFRKVHQFNCFSCDTSKQVALAEYITHKDAYLSLNDFMQQKRDYFRKLMAATPFRCIPSHGSYFECYGYGHFSNETDKELAIRLTREYGIATIPVSAFYKEGKDDKVLRFCFAKKEQTLEKAVEKLVYLG